A genomic region of Psychrobacter sp. M13 contains the following coding sequences:
- a CDS encoding aspartate dehydrogenase, which produces MKKVMFIGYGSMARKVHQMLPETVVLSTIIASSRSADRIRAELGDDVKVITSVNELSNMPDLAVEMAGQSGLEAHAIGVLERGITLGIVSVGAFTDDKFACLLHDTAQKNGVKIHILAGAVAGIDGINAASLAGLNEVTYQGRKKPESWKGSHADELIDYDNLEQAEVFFTGSARQAATLFPANSNVAATIALAGVGLDDTKVELIVDPTLEHNTHHIVAKGVFGQLEISMIGLPLAENPKTSSLAAFSALRLCCQLDQVYQM; this is translated from the coding sequence TGTCGTCCTGTCGACAATTATAGCCAGTTCTAGAAGTGCCGATAGAATAAGAGCTGAGCTTGGCGATGATGTAAAGGTTATTACATCGGTCAATGAATTGTCCAATATGCCTGACTTAGCTGTTGAGATGGCAGGGCAAAGTGGTCTTGAAGCACATGCTATTGGGGTTTTAGAGAGAGGCATAACCCTTGGCATCGTATCAGTAGGTGCTTTTACTGATGACAAGTTTGCATGCCTTTTGCATGATACTGCCCAAAAAAATGGGGTAAAAATCCATATATTAGCTGGAGCTGTCGCGGGCATTGATGGTATCAATGCGGCAAGCTTAGCAGGACTCAATGAGGTGACTTACCAAGGCCGCAAAAAACCTGAGAGCTGGAAGGGCAGTCATGCCGATGAGCTGATCGACTATGATAACTTAGAGCAAGCTGAAGTGTTTTTTACCGGTAGCGCTAGGCAAGCGGCTACTTTGTTTCCTGCTAACTCTAACGTCGCCGCGACTATCGCGCTAGCAGGGGTAGGCTTAGATGATACTAAGGTTGAGCTAATCGTTGATCCGACGCTTGAGCATAATACTCATCATATTGTAGCAAAAGGTGTGTTCGGTCAGCTTGAGATCAGTATGATAGGCTTACCTTTAGCTGAAAACCCTAAGACGTCGAGCCTAGCGGCTTTTAGTGCGCTACGATTATGCTGTCAGCTTGATCAGGTTTACCAGATGTAA
- a CDS encoding peptidylprolyl isomerase translates to MARTASALHILVKDKELAEDIIAKLKKGGQFDVLAKKHSTCPSAKKGGSLGEFKKGDMVPAFDKICFNGELFIPHLVKTKFGWHVVKVLYRT, encoded by the coding sequence ATGGCTCGTACCGCCAGCGCACTACATATTTTAGTAAAAGACAAAGAGTTAGCTGAAGATATTATTGCCAAGCTCAAAAAAGGTGGCCAGTTTGATGTGTTGGCTAAGAAACACTCAACCTGCCCATCAGCTAAAAAAGGTGGCAGCTTAGGTGAATTTAAAAAAGGCGACATGGTGCCAGCATTTGATAAAATCTGCTTCAACGGTGAACTATTTATCCCGCATTTGGTAAAAACCAAATTTGGCTGGCATGTGGTGAAAGTGCTTTATAGAACATAA
- a CDS encoding DUF5020 family protein: MRFNLSNLSVTKPLTIAAVTVIAMGTMSTSANAKRFFSDTSISVLYGSDYELAEEGELTTLTLEHASAFDWGGLFFFVDRLQGSSDAAGSRAKDIYGELSPKFKISDYSNSFIKQVNLAGTYEFGTSSSGFEQDNYLVGVGVDLDIPIDGMKYASASLYHAFNDDTFSDADDQQITLTYGWEKNNFIVDGYVDYSFNNDDKKDSLHINPQIKYNLQEVLGIDNRVELGVEYSYWNNKFGQDVTQSVPSALLKVHF, encoded by the coding sequence GTGCGTTTTAATCTATCAAACCTATCTGTCACTAAGCCGTTAACTATCGCAGCCGTTACTGTTATCGCTATGGGCACGATGTCTACGAGTGCCAATGCCAAACGCTTTTTTTCTGATACCAGTATTTCAGTCCTCTATGGTAGTGATTATGAGCTAGCAGAAGAGGGCGAATTGACTACTCTTACTTTAGAGCATGCGTCAGCCTTTGACTGGGGTGGTCTATTCTTCTTCGTTGATCGCCTACAAGGTTCCAGCGATGCGGCGGGCAGCCGAGCCAAAGATATCTATGGTGAGCTATCACCTAAGTTCAAGATCTCAGACTATAGCAACAGCTTTATCAAACAAGTTAATCTAGCAGGTACTTATGAGTTTGGAACCAGTAGTAGCGGTTTTGAGCAAGACAACTATTTAGTGGGCGTTGGTGTTGATTTAGATATCCCTATCGATGGTATGAAGTACGCTTCGGCATCGCTTTATCACGCTTTTAACGACGATACATTTAGTGATGCCGATGACCAACAAATTACCTTAACTTACGGTTGGGAAAAGAATAATTTCATCGTCGACGGTTATGTTGATTACTCTTTTAATAACGATGATAAAAAAGATAGCCTACACATCAACCCGCAGATTAAGTACAACTTGCAAGAAGTGCTTGGTATAGATAACCGTGTTGAGCTTGGTGTTGAATACAGCTACTGGAATAATAAGTTTGGTCAAGACGTTACTCAAAGCGTACCAAGTGCCCTATTAAAAGTTCACTTTTAA
- a CDS encoding bifunctional allantoicase/(S)-ureidoglycine aminohydrolase — MSTKSTYYAPTGGLPPQTQLLSDRAIFTEAYAIIPKRVLTDIVISYLPFWEGMRMWVIARPLTGFSETFSQYIVEVAPNGGSQKPELDAKAEGVVFIVEGEMDMTIEGVSHHLEAGGYAFLPPGCKWSLKNNSDKHVKFHWIRKAYQFVDGIDAPEAFVTSDHDVEAIEMPGTDGVWTTTRFTEQSDMRHDMHVNIVTFQPGGVIPFDETHVMEHGLYVLEGKAVYHLNAEWVEVEAGDFMWLRAFCPQSCYAGGPGPFRYLLYKDVNRHMPFIRPER; from the coding sequence ATGTCAACAAAAAGTACTTATTACGCCCCAACTGGTGGTCTGCCTCCACAAACACAATTGCTATCTGATCGCGCTATCTTTACCGAAGCTTATGCGATTATTCCAAAGCGCGTATTAACTGATATTGTTATTAGCTACCTGCCTTTTTGGGAAGGCATGCGCATGTGGGTAATTGCCCGTCCTTTGACTGGTTTTTCAGAAACCTTCTCGCAATACATCGTTGAAGTTGCACCAAATGGTGGCTCTCAAAAACCTGAGCTAGATGCCAAGGCTGAAGGGGTTGTATTCATCGTTGAAGGTGAAATGGACATGACTATCGAAGGCGTGTCGCATCACCTTGAAGCGGGTGGCTATGCATTCTTACCACCAGGCTGCAAATGGTCGCTAAAAAACAACAGCGACAAGCATGTTAAGTTCCATTGGATCCGTAAAGCTTATCAGTTCGTAGACGGTATTGATGCGCCTGAAGCTTTTGTTACTAGCGATCATGATGTTGAAGCTATTGAAATGCCAGGTACTGATGGCGTATGGACAACCACTAGATTCACCGAGCAGTCTGATATGCGTCACGACATGCATGTCAACATTGTAACCTTTCAGCCAGGCGGTGTGATTCCATTTGATGAAACTCATGTTATGGAACATGGCTTGTATGTACTAGAAGGTAAAGCGGTCTATCATTTAAACGCTGAATGGGTCGAAGTAGAAGCAGGCGACTTTATGTGGTTACGCGCGTTCTGCCCACAGTCTTGCTATGCTGGCGGTCCTGGTCCGTTCAGATACTTGCTGTATAAAGATGTAAACCGTCATATGCCGTTTATCCGTCCAGAAAGATAA
- a CDS encoding peroxiredoxin — MITHVPDMTFKTRVRDESIGGDNPFTWYDLTTDELFANKKVVVFSLPGAFTPTCSTSHLPRYEKLYSEFKALGVDEIVCISVNDAFVMYQWGLKQNRENVFLLPDGNGEFTRKMGMLVDKSNLGFGMRSWRYSMVVDNKEVKKVFKEADFGDNCPIDPFEVSDADTMLEYLKTNA; from the coding sequence ATGATTACCCATGTACCTGATATGACTTTTAAGACTCGTGTTCGTGATGAATCTATCGGAGGAGACAACCCATTCACATGGTATGACTTAACCACAGATGAGTTATTTGCTAATAAAAAAGTGGTTGTGTTCTCGCTACCAGGTGCCTTTACGCCAACATGTTCGACCAGCCATCTCCCTCGTTATGAAAAGCTATACAGTGAGTTTAAGGCGTTGGGCGTAGATGAAATAGTTTGTATCTCTGTCAATGATGCCTTTGTCATGTACCAATGGGGCCTAAAGCAAAACCGTGAAAACGTTTTCTTACTGCCTGATGGTAATGGTGAGTTCACTCGTAAAATGGGCATGCTTGTTGATAAGAGTAATCTTGGCTTTGGTATGCGCTCATGGCGTTATTCGATGGTTGTCGACAATAAAGAAGTTAAAAAAGTGTTTAAGGAAGCTGATTTTGGCGATAACTGCCCAATCGACCCCTTTGAAGTATCAGATGCGGACACTATGTTAGAGTATTTGAAAACTAATGCCTAA
- a CDS encoding alpha-keto acid decarboxylase family protein, whose product MSQQYTIADYLFERIAEAGATEIFGVPGDFNLAFLDNIIESDKLRWVGNTNELNAGYAADGYARERGFAAMVTTFGVGELSAINATAGSFAEHVPVLHIVGAPSTKQQHAKQRIHHSLGDGVFNHFIKMVEPVTVARAQLTVENAASEIDRVIRMVLKKHRPGYLMLSPDVASQPIYPPTTKLVDSVEDVTSQAALAAFKQGLIDFLPNKTTTLMADLMVHRLGLQDQLKALIADTVIPYTTLSWGKTLLDENSERWAGTYAGIASRPVVKDAVENCECLIKVGVQYTDTTTAGFSQDIDDKVVVDLHYERASISGQNYAPIALKDALQTLHEVMTSGIEITPMPLADEVHPYEQNGADNEPIRQDDLWHIIADHLSANNIVFADQGTSYFGISGVRLPEGVVCYGQPMWGSIGYTLPASLGAALASTHKRSILLIGDGSALLTIQEMATMIQQGINPVIVLINNSGYTVERAIHGANQRYNDIPQCDWQLMPQAFGANKDNSLSIKAKTMGELKSALKKAALATDKLVMLEVVTDKHDIPPMLADIAAALK is encoded by the coding sequence ATGAGTCAACAATATACCATCGCTGACTATTTATTTGAGCGTATCGCTGAGGCAGGCGCAACTGAGATCTTTGGGGTGCCAGGCGATTTTAACCTAGCGTTTTTAGATAATATTATTGAATCAGATAAGCTGCGCTGGGTCGGTAATACCAATGAGTTGAATGCAGGTTACGCCGCAGATGGTTATGCCCGTGAGCGTGGTTTTGCAGCTATGGTGACTACCTTTGGCGTAGGTGAGCTATCGGCAATCAATGCTACCGCAGGCTCATTCGCTGAGCATGTGCCAGTACTGCATATAGTTGGCGCGCCATCGACCAAGCAGCAACATGCCAAACAGCGCATTCATCACTCATTAGGGGATGGCGTATTCAATCATTTTATTAAGATGGTAGAGCCAGTTACTGTAGCTAGAGCCCAGCTCACTGTCGAAAACGCAGCTTCTGAGATTGATAGAGTCATTCGGATGGTGCTCAAAAAGCATCGCCCAGGCTATCTAATGCTATCTCCAGATGTGGCAAGTCAGCCTATCTATCCGCCGACGACTAAGCTTGTCGATAGTGTAGAGGATGTGACTAGCCAAGCTGCCCTAGCAGCCTTTAAACAAGGACTGATAGACTTTCTGCCTAATAAGACAACGACTTTGATGGCAGATTTGATGGTGCATCGTTTGGGTTTGCAAGATCAGCTCAAGGCGCTGATTGCAGATACCGTAATTCCTTATACTACACTATCATGGGGCAAGACGTTATTAGATGAAAACAGTGAGCGTTGGGCTGGGACGTATGCTGGAATCGCTTCACGTCCAGTGGTTAAAGATGCGGTTGAGAACTGTGAGTGCTTAATTAAAGTTGGTGTGCAATATACGGATACTACTACCGCAGGCTTTAGCCAAGATATTGATGACAAGGTAGTAGTTGATTTGCATTACGAGCGCGCTAGTATTAGCGGTCAGAATTATGCCCCTATTGCGCTAAAGGATGCTTTGCAAACGCTACATGAGGTTATGACATCGGGCATAGAGATCACGCCTATGCCTCTAGCTGATGAAGTACATCCGTACGAGCAGAACGGCGCTGATAATGAGCCTATTCGCCAAGATGATCTATGGCATATCATTGCTGATCATTTAAGCGCTAATAACATCGTCTTTGCTGATCAAGGCACCTCTTATTTTGGTATTAGTGGGGTGCGCTTGCCTGAAGGAGTGGTTTGTTATGGACAGCCGATGTGGGGTTCGATTGGCTATACGTTGCCAGCCAGCTTAGGGGCAGCGCTTGCTTCTACACACAAGCGCAGTATCCTACTTATCGGTGATGGTTCGGCGCTTTTAACCATTCAAGAGATGGCGACTATGATTCAACAAGGCATTAATCCTGTAATCGTACTGATCAATAATAGTGGCTATACCGTTGAGCGTGCTATTCATGGGGCAAACCAGCGCTATAACGATATTCCTCAGTGTGATTGGCAGCTGATGCCGCAAGCGTTTGGTGCTAATAAAGACAACAGCTTATCTATCAAGGCTAAAACGATGGGTGAATTAAAGTCCGCTCTCAAAAAGGCTGCCTTAGCGACGGATAAATTAGTAATGCTTGAGGTAGTGACTGATAAGCATGATATACCACCTATGCTTGCCGATATTGCTGCTGCGCTTAAATAA